From Bacteroidota bacterium:
GGGCGTATGCGCTCATTCTGCAGGAGGTGGCGGGCTCGCGCCGGTTACCCATCATCATTGGCGCTTTTGAAGCTCAGGCCATCGCCATCGAGCTGGAGAAAGTACGCCCCCCCCGACCGATGACGCATGATTTGATGCGCAATATGCTAGAGGCCCTCAATGTGCACGTGCAGGAGGTCTACATCCACGATCTGCGCGATGGCACCTTTTACGCCCAAATCCGCTACGAGCACAACGGCCTAGAAGACGCACTGGATGCCCGTCCCAGCGACGCCATCGCCTTGGCTGTGCGAGTAGAGGCTCCTATCTACGTGGCCGAATCCGTACTAGAGGAGGCGGGCATACCGGTGGAGCCCGAGTCCGAGGAAGAGCATAGCCCCACCTCCCCGCCGCGGCGCGCACGGGGTGCCTCCCGGGCGGATCGACTGGCCGAACTGCAGGAGGCCCTCCAGCGGGCCATCGAAAACGAAGACTACGAACTGGCCGCCAGGTTGCGCGATGAGATCGAACAGCTGAAGCGCAGCAGTTGAGCTCCGAGCGTCCGCTCAGGGCCTTGCTGGAGAGGGCGTTAAGATCGGCAACCTGCGCGGCGTGCAGCCCCTGTTCTGGATCGCCATAGTTTCCTGATTCGTTTATCTCAAAGTCGGCAGAAGGTCGTTCGCCCCGAAGCTTCAGCCTAGGTGGCAGGCGCGAAGCCGTCGCCCTTATTTTTATCGCATATGCGACCAGAGCGGCTCTACGTAACGGGCCTTCCCGGAAGCGGCAAAAGCACAGTGGGCCCCCTGGTGGCCCGCCGCCTGGGATGGGCCTTCGTGGACTTGGACCGGCTCCTGGAGCAGCGCGCCCATCGGAGCATCGCGGAGATCTTCGCGCGCGAGGGGGAATGGGCTTTTCGCGCCCTGGAGCGGGAGCTGCTGGAGGAATCGGCCGGTTGGATTCGACACGTCATCGCCACCGGAGGAGGTACGCTCGCCCAGCCCGGGCTTATGGATTGGGCCTTGGAGCACGGCTGGGTGGTGTATCTTCGGGCCTGGCCTGAGCTATTGCGGCAGCGAACGGCTCACGAAGAACGGCCCTTGTTGCGCTATCGCTCGCTAGAGGAGCTGTGGGCCGACCGCGATCCCATATACATGCGCGCGCACCGCGTCTACGACGCCGCCTTGGCCCCTGATCTGCTGGCCGAGGCCATCGCCTGTGAGGTGCGAGCTCGGATCGAGGGCCAAGACGTGCCGAGCTGGCCATGATCGTATGCTGGGTGCATACGCGGGAGCGGACCTATCCCGTCGGCATCGCCCCGGGGCTACTGGAGCAGCTTCCCCAGTGCTTAGCGCGTTACGACATCCCCCGGGAACACGTGCTCCTGCTCTCGGACGAACGGGTAGCCCAGCTGTATGCGGAACCTCTGCTGCGCGCCTTAGAGCGGGCTCGCTGCCGTGTTCGGCTGCTGCAGATCCCGGCCGGAGAAGAGAGCAAATCCCTGCAGAGCTTGGCCCATCTGTACGATCAGGCCCTGCGGGAGCCGCTGGACCGGCGCACGCTCGTGCTCGCTTTGGGCGGCGGCGTCGTGGGCGATGTAGCAGGCATGCTAGCGGCCACCCTACTAAGGGGCCTACCTTTTGTGCAAGTGCCTACGACGCTGCTGGCGCAAGTTGACGCCGCTATCGGAGGCAAGGCCGGCGTCAATCACGTGCGCGGCAAAAACCTGATCGGGGTCTTTTACCAGCCCTGGGCGGTGTTTGTCGATCCGGAGCTGCTTCGAAGCCTTCCGGAGCGAGAATGGGCCTCGGGGCTGGCCGAGGTCGTAAAATACGCTCTTATCGACGGCCAGCCGCTGCGCACCTTGCTACGGGAGAACTGGCGGGGAATCGAGGAGCGCGATCCGGCCATTTTGGCTTCGCTTATCGAGCGGTGTGTGCAGATTAAGGCGCGCATCGTGGCCGAGGATGAGCGCGAAGAAAACCGGCGCGCCGTGCTGAATTTTGGCCACACACTGGGGCATGCCTTGGAGGCGGCCACTCGATACGAGCGCTATCGACACGGCGAGGCCGTGGCCGTTGGCATGTGGGCAGCCTGCTGGCTTTCGGCGCGTCGCTATGTGGATTTCCCCTTTGCGGAGGCGGCCGATCTGCTGGAGCGCCTTCCCGTTCCGGATTGGCCGCGTGACGTGAGCTTCTCAGAACTGTGGCCGCACCTAGAGCGGGATAAAAAGCGTCAGATGAGTGGGCTACGCTTCGTGTTGCTGCGCGCTCTAGGTGATCCCGTGCTGGAATTTGTGCGCCCCGAAGAGGCCCAAGAGGCCTGGCAGTGGGTTCAAGGCAAGCGCTAGTATGCGCTACCTCTGGGCTGGGATACGGTTTGCGTTCTGGCTAGCGCTCTGGGGTGCGTTGGGCGCCGCCTTGTTCGCCCTCTCGCCAACCGGTCGGGGGCTGTTAAGGGAACGGCTTGAAGAGGCCTTCGCTGCGCGCTTTCAGGGGCGCTTGCACGTGGGGGATATCGTGCCTCTGGGTTGGAATCGGTTTCGCCTGCTCGATATCGGGCTGCGCGATCCCGAGGGGGTGCCCGTGCTGTGGGTCGATACGCTGGAGCTGGCCCTGCGGCCCCTAGAGCTGCTGCGAAACCGCATCGTCTTCCGCTCTGTGCACGCCTCAGGCCTACGCCTAGCGCTCTTCCGGCATGCCCCACAGCGCCCTTGGGCGCTTTGGGAGGCCCTGGCCCCCCGCAGGCCGCCCCCCCTCGAGCGCCCCGGCCCAAGCTGGCTACTGTATGTGGATTGGCTCTCCTGGCGGCGGGCTCGTCTATGGCAAGCCGAGGGGCAGATAGGGGAGCTCCTGTCGGCCTCCGCTAGGATCCACCTGGAGTGGGGGACGGACTATCAACTTGTGGAGTTCAGCCACCTTGAGGCCGAGCTCCCCCGCCAGGGCCTTCACCTGCGACGTCTAGAGGGCCAGCTCTATTTGGATAGCGCGGGCCTGGAGGTAAATCGGCTGCGCTTGGAGACCGAGCGGAGTCGGCTGGCCTTAGAGCTTCGGCTGCGAGGCGCCGGATGGCGCGAACGGCCCAGTAGGCTCGGAAGCGAAGCGCTACAGGTGCGCTTGCAGCCCTCGCAGATCGCGCTTAAGGAGCTGGCCTCTTGGCTGCCGGTTCCGAGCCGCGACACGCTTTGGGTTGAGCTGTGGGCCGAAGGGCGCCTGGATCGGCTGCGGTTGCGCACCGCGGCCCTGCATTGGCGGGAGTCCGCGCTGCGGCTGCGCGGAGACATCCGGGGGCTTCCGGATTGGCGGCGCGCATTCCTGAGCTTGCGCCTAGAGCCCAGCCGGGTCCTGGCGGCAGACTGGCGGCCCTATGCCGATCTGCTGCGCATAACGCCTCCTACGCTTCCGGATCGGCTCAACCTGGAAGGGCGCCTGGATGGGTTTCTGCGCGATTGGGTGGCCCAGCTGCGCCTAGACGGCGGATCGGAGTCGGGGGCGCTGGAGACAGACCTCAACGTCAAGCTCCCCCAAAATGGGCCCGCGCAGTACGCCGGCCTCGTTCGCCTGAGCAGCTGGAACCCCGCACGTTGGCTAGGCCCTCAGGCCCCTGAGGGAGCCTTTAACGGCGCACTCGAGCTAAGAGGGCGGGATGTGAACTGGCAGCGGGCCTCCGTGGAGGTGCGCGCTCGCCTTGTGGGTTCGCGCTGGCAGCGGATGCGCATCGACTCGCTTTGGGCGGAGCTATCCTGGGCGGATCGGCTTGCGGCGGCGCGGCTTGCCCTGCTAAGCCCCGATGGGGCGTTTGCCCTTGAAGGTCACGCCCGCTTTGCGGCCTTGCGCCTCTGGCCCGAAGAGGTGCGCCTGCAGGGCAGTTTCACCGACTGGATGCCATGGCGCTGGCTCAAGGAGGGATCACGAGATGCCGCACCGCTTTCGGGTCGCTGGTCCGTGGAGACGCGCGGGCCGGATTGGGAGTCGCTTTCCGCAAGCGCGGCGCTGCGCCTAGAGGGTCCGCAACCGGAGGAGGCCCTGGAAGCCCAACTGGAACTGGAGAGCACCCCGCAAGGGCAAAAGCGGATCCGCTTCGACTCCTCCGCTCTAGAGGCGGAGCTAGAGGGGCGCTTCAGCTGGGAGGGGCTAGCGGACCTGTCTCGCTACTGGGCGCTGCGTTTTCAGGGCTATGCGAACGAGCTTAGGGCGCTTGGGTCGGATAGCGCCGCCTTCGCGGCGGTTCGCGCCCCAGAGCCCGGCACGTGGGTCGCCCTGCGGTGGCGACCCAAACGGCTTGCGGCGCTGCGGTCTTGGTGGGCGTCCGCAGCAGAGTGGGCCTGGATCGGAGTGGGATCCTGGGAGGCGCGAGCCGAACCCGATAGCCTGCGCATGCGCTTGCTTTTGCAGGCCGACTCCTTGCGCAGCCCAGCGGCCTCGATGGGATCTGCGCGGATGCAGCTGGAGGCCTCGGTGCTCCGCGCAACGCCCATGAGGTGGGGGTATCGCTTTCAGGCCCAGCTGCGGGATCTCGCGCTAGGGCCCCGACGTCTAGCGCAATTGGAGGCTTTAGCCGCTTACCGAGCTCCGCTTACGGAGTGGTACCTGAGCCTACGGGGGCAAGAGCCCGACGTCCGCCTGCAGGCCTCCGGCCTGCTAAGCCAGCAGGCCGGGCAAAGCCACTTTACGCTCATCGACCTGTACGTCGGCACCCCCGCATACGCGTGGCGCAACCCCGAAGAGGGGCGCCTTGTGCTGTCGGCCGAGGGCCTAAGCGTTGAGGCCCTGGAGCTGGTCAACGGCCCGCAGCGGCTGCGCATTCGGGGCCGTCTGGGGTCGGCGGAGCGCGATTCACTGGAACTTTACATAGAAGCTCTGCAGATGGCGGAGCTATCCGAACTTCTGCAGAGCCCCATTCGGTTGGCCGGACAGTTGGAAGCCCGACTTGCGCTGCGAGGGCTTCCAGGCGCTTGGGGGGCCCTTACGGGCGCGCTTCGCGTGCGCGGCCTGCAGGTGGATGAGGCTTTGCTGGGGGATCTGGAGGCCGAAAGCCGGTTCGATCCTCAAGGGGAGCGCGCCATCTTCTCCGTGCGCTTGCACAAGGATTTGCCTCCCGGTCGGATCGGGATCGCCAACAAGGCCGAGCTCATCGGCTCCTGGTCTTTGCGCACCCAGGCTCCCGATGAGCCGGTGCTGCGAGCCGAGGCGCATCTAGAGGCCTTAGATCTTTTCTTCTTGGAATATCTGCTTGCGGATCTCTTCTCCCAAGTCGGCGGCTGGGCCTCCGGGGAGCTGCGTTTAGAGGGCCATCCGGGCGCTTTCGCTCTGGAGGGAACGGCGCAAATCGGCTCCGCGCGGGTCCGATTAAGTCAGTTCGACGCCGAGCTTACGGTCTCAGGCTCGATTCGGTTCTCGCCTCGGGCGCTTGAGCTGACCAACCTTGCGCTTCAGGATGACCGAGGAGGCTCGGGCCGGCTTGAGGGACGTCTTTTTCACAACGGACGTTGGGGCCAGTGGGCCTTTGATCTGCGCGGGGAGGCCCAAAACCTGTTGGTGTTAGACAATCGAGAGCGCACAGGGGAGCTTTTCTATGGGACCGTAAGCGCCTCGGGCCGCTTTAGCCTCACCGGACCCGAATCGCGGCCGGTGCTCTGGATCGAAGCCACGGCCGATCCCCGCTCCGAGCTGTTTCTGACGGTCCGCAGCGAGGAGCTTGAGGAAGCCGCCGATGGCTTTATCGTGTACCTAGAGCCCGTACCCCTGCTGGATACGCTTTCCGCCTCGCCAAGCCCCCGGCCGCGCGCTCTGGCCGGCGCGTCCCGGGAGCGCAGTTTTCTAGAGGCCCTGGAGATGACGCTCAACATAACGGCGCCGGAGGGCGCCACCGTTTGGCTCCTTTTCGATCCCCGCATCGGGGATGAGCTGCGCGCTGTGGGTTCGGGACGGCTGCAGCTTGTGCTGCGCGAGGGCCGTTTCTTTACCTTCGGCTCCTTTTCGGTCAGCCAAGGTGAGTACCGCTTTACGGCGCGCGATGTGTTCGTGCGCCGCTTTGAGCTCGAACCCGGCGGCGTGCTCCGCTGGGATGGGGACCCTGTGAACGCCCAGCTGGAGCTAGCCGCGCTCTATCGGGCGCGGGTCGATCTGGGCCTTTCCGGTTCCGAGGCCAATGCGCGCGTGCCCCTGGGGATTCGGCTGCGGCTTTCCGGTCGCACCCAGACTCCCGAGGTCACGCTGGAGTTCACCCTGCTGGAGGAGACGACCGATCCCCAGCTGCGGGCCCGTATCGCGCAGCTCAACCAGAGCGAAAACCGTCTTCTGGAGGCCGCTAGCGTGCTCCTTACCGGTCGGCTTTGGCAAGAGGGCGGCCTGGGGCCGACTACGGCCTTCGGAGGGCTGCTCGCCTCTGGGGGCACGACCACAGGGCTGTATTTCCTATCCAGCCAGGTGAACCAGCTTCTGCGAGGCCTGCTGGAAAACCTGGACATTCAGCTGGACCTGCAGGATCTGCAGCGGGGTGGGGGCGTAAACGTGGATATCGCCCTTCGACTCTTTGACGACCGGCTGCTCATCCGACGCGTGGGCACCCTGGGGGGCGTAGGCGCGCCGAACACTCCCGCGGGTGGCCCTGAGGGTGCCGGCCAATGGTTTGGGGACCTGACCGTGGCGTTTCGGCTCAGCAGACGGCTTTCGGTGGAGTTCTTTCACCGCACCGGCGGAACTTATTGGCAGCTGAGTCCCGAAACATACGGCCTGGGGCTTCGGTACCGAACCGATTTCCCAGCCTGGCGATACGTGCTCTGGGGAGGCGAGCGCGTTCGCTCCGCGCGGGCCGGTCTGTGAGCCAAAAGCGGAGGCAACTGAATGTCCGGGCAGCGCGATCAGATGACGCCGCTTAGCGAACGCATCCTGCGCTTTCTGCGCACGTACCCCGGTCGGTTTTTTCGTGCCGGCGAGATCGCCCGCCGTCTGGGCCAGCGCACCCCGCAGGCGACACAGGAGGTGCGCCTAGTTCTGGAGGCGCTCCTGCAGGCTGGTCTCATCAAACGCATCAAAGGCAAGCGTTTCGGCTACGAGCCCGAGCGGCGCTATCTGGAGGGTATACTGCGCCTGACCCCGCAGGGCTTTGGCTTCGTCACGCCCGAGGAAGGAGCAGCAGAGGTCTTCATCTCGCCCCGGCATATGGGCACGGCCTTGGACGGAGACCGAGTGCGCGTGGCCCTGTTCGCCCACCGGGCCTCTGGGGCAAAGCACCCCGAAGGGGAGGTGGTTGAGGTGCTGGAGCGCCGCCGAAGAACCCTGGTGGGCACGGTTCGGCGTTTTCGGCGCCTGTACGTGCTGCAGCCGGATGACCGCCGGTTTCCTCACGATGTGATCCTCGCGGAGCGCGCCGGGGCTCAGGAGGGAGATAAGGTGGTGGTGGAGCTGGATCTGGAGGGCTGGACCGACCCCCGCCTCAACCCCGAGGGGCGCGTCGTGGAGGTGCTTGGCCCGGCGGGGCGATCGGACGTTGAGGTGCTGGCTGTGGCCAAGGCCTTCGAGGTCCCCTCGGTTTTTCCGGAGGACGCGCTTCAGGAGGCTGAGGCCCTGTCGGGGCGCATCGGCGCAGCGGATCTAGAGGGTCGGGAGGACTTTCGCCCCTGGATCGTCTTTACCATCGATCCGGCCGACGCGAAGGATTTCGACGACGCCGTCGCTTTGCGGCCTCTTCCGGATGGCACCTATGAACTGGGGGTGCACGTGGCCGACGTCTCCCATTACGTGCGGCCCGGCACAGCCTTAGACCGCGAGGCCCTACGGCGAGCCACAAGCGTTTACCTCGTGGATCGCACTCTGCCCATGCTGCCGGAGCGCCTTTCGAACGACCTTTGCAGCTTGCGGCCGGAGGAGGATCGACTGGTATACTCCGTGATCCTGAACCTCACCCCTCAGGGACGGGTTCTTCGCTACCGCATCACCAAGGGGGTCATCTGCAGCCGGGCCCGTTTCACATATGAGGAGGTCGATGCGATCCTGGAGGGGCGCCTAAAGCACCCCTTTGCGGAGATCCTGCGCCGGATGAACGAGCTGGCCAAGCGCCTGCGCGCCCGCCGCATGCGCAACGGAAGCCTGGATTTCGATCTGCCGGAGGTCAAGTTTGTGCTCGATGCGCACGGCCTACCCGTGGAGGTGATCCCCAAGGTGCGCAAAGACAGCCATAAGCTCATCGAAGAGTTCATGCTGCTGGCCAACCGCACCGTGGCCGAGCACATCGGGCGCTTGCGTCGCGGACGGCGCCCCAGGCCCTTCATCTATCGGGTGCACGATGAGCCGGATCCGCAGAAGTTGATCCAGCTAGACGCTTTCGTTCGGCATTTCGGCTATCGCCTCCAAAAGGAGGCGGACCGGATCACGGCGCGCTCGCTGCAACGGCTGCTACGCGAAGTGGAGGGAAGCCCTGAAGAGGGGGTCATCGAGCAAGTGGTGCTGCGCTCCATGGCCAAGGCCGTATACGCCACGCGCAACATCGGACACTATGGGCTGGCCTTCCGCTACTACACGCACTTTACCTCGCCCATCCGTCGCTATCCCGACCTGATGGTGCATCGGCTGCTGGATCGTTATAGCCGAGGCGGTTCGGATTGGGATGCGGAGGAGCTAGAGGCCATCTGCAGGCACTGTTCGCAGCGAGAGCGGGCGGCCGACGAGGCCGAGCGGGAATCCGTTAAGCTCAAGCAGGTCGAATACATGAGCCGACGCCTCGGCCAGGTCTTCGAAGGCGTTATATCGGGCGTGACGCCCTTTGGCTTCTTCGTCGAGCTACTGGATACGCTGGCCGAGGGCTTGGTGCGTGTGCGCGACCTGCGGGATGACTATTACGTCCTGGATGAACGGCGGTACGCCCTGATCGGCCAAAGCACGGGCCGTTGTTATCGGCTGGGCGATCGGGTGCGCGTGGTGCCCATTCGGGCCGACACGGAAACGCGGCAGCTTGATTTTCAGCTGGCCGATTAAGGCTTGGCTCGCACAAGCCGAAAGCCCACGTAGGCGGCCGCAGGAGGTCTGTAGGACGCCTTGGGGTCGGCGGGCAAAACGGCCGCGCCCCCTCGCACAACGCCTTCTCCTTGGGCATCCAGGCACCATTCGGCCACGTTGCCCCCGATGTCGAATAGCAGCATCGGACCCGCACCGGGCCGCGATCCCACCTCCAACAGCAGCGCATCCGCTCGGGGTAGCTCTTGCAGCTGGCGCTGCAGAAGCTGCACCTCATCTGGGTTCGGCGTGTATCCGGCCCAGAAGTCCAGCGTGTTCTCTTGTGCCCTTTTGTCCTGTGCGATGCGCTCTAGGGCTTCGAATTCGGCCACCGTGGGCAGGCGAACCGGCTGGCCCAGCTTTTCGGCCAGCCACCGCGCATAAGCTTGGGCCTCCTGTAGCGAGATCCCGTTTGCCGGGTAGTTATCCGTACCGGCTGGATACGCATAGTCGGGCCGAAAGGCCCGATATTGGGCTCGCGTGATCTCAAAGCGGCTCACCCAGAAGGAGTCGGCTTTGACGAACTCCGGAACAAGCGTACCATCGGCTAGCCGTATCCCGTATAGGCCGTCTGTGCGGGCTATTTGCGCGCGTCTTAAGAGCTCCCCCAGGGGGGAGTCGGCCTTGTAGGCCGGGTTGGGTTTGTCGTATCGCCCGAATAGATACTGTGCAAACCAGGCTAGCTCCTCCTCCATCTTGCGGCGCTGATGGGACAGGCGCACTAGGCTATGCTCCGCGCCCGGGAAAAGAACGAAGCGGACCGGGGCCTTGCCCAGCTGCTGCAGGGCGCGGTAATGCTGCCATCCTTGCTCCGTAGGCACGGCCCGGTCCTCGGTGCCGAAGCAGATAAGCGTTGGCGTTACGACCCGATCCAGCCGAAACAGGGGGGATTTTTCAAGGTAGTGCTTCAGGTTGTTCCAAGGGTTGCCCTTAAAATAAGACTCGTCGAAGCGGACGCCGAAGGAGCAGTTGCCGTAGTCGGAGATCCAGTTCACGTTGCCCGCTCCGGGTGCAGCGGCCTTAAAGAGCGTGGGATATTCCACGGTAAGCCCGATCGTGAGGATAGCCCCGTTGGACCACCCCATCACGCCCAGGCTATCCGAATGCACGAGGCCCCGTTGGATAAGGGCCTCCACGCCTCGCCGGATGTCGGGAAGCTCGTATTCGTAGTAGCGGCCCTTGATGGACTCGACGAACTCCAGCCCGTAGTTCGAAGATCCGTGGTAGTTGGGCCGTAACACGAAGGCGCCGCGTTGGGCGAGCAAGTTGGGGTAGCCGGCCCAAGATTCCCGCCAGGCGTCTAAGTCCACGGAGGCCGGCCCGCCGTGTATGAGCACGATGAGCGGGTAGCGGCGCCCCGGTCTGTAATCGTGCGGGTAATACAGGATGCCTTCGATTGTGCGGTTGCGAGACCCTCGCCAGCGGAAAACCTCGGTCTGAGCGATGCGGCGCTCCCGCAGGTGCGCGTTCAGGCGCACCAATTCCCGCACGCCCACAATGCTTTCCCCTTCTAGGCGCCCCCAAAAGTATTGCGTGGGCCGGTTGGCTCGAGAATGCGCTAGAACTATCGTGCGCCCGTCCGGACCTAGGACCACGCCGCCCAGGTGGTCCGGCGACAGGCTCGTGTCCGCGATCGAGACCCAGCGGCGCTCCCAGCCAGAGGGCGTGCGCACGTAGTGCGCCAGACGGTTTGTGGTCCCGTTGGCCAGCTGCACCAGCACCCCCTGGGGGGTGGGCACCACGACGCCGAAGCTGCCCAGGCCCCAGTCCCACGCCAAAGGTACCTTAAGGTGCGTTCGCGTGCTCAGGTCGAAATAATAAAGCTCCTCGATGCCCGCACCCTCCCACTGGGGATCGCTTGCGCGCGTGTCTGTGGCGTAAAATCCGCGCGCGTCCGGCGTCCACTGAAAGTTGCCCGGGTCCAGATACCGTTCGGCGAAGATCTCAATGCGTTCTCCGCTTACGAGGTCGTACAGAAACTGGCGGGGCTGTTGGCGGGCATCGGCCGCGTAGTGGGGGCTCTGGTTGTGGGAGGTGACGATGTAACG
This genomic window contains:
- a CDS encoding DUF151 domain-containing protein; protein product: MAGGGAYALILQEVAGSRRLPIIIGAFEAQAIAIELEKVRPPRPMTHDLMRNMLEALNVHVQEVYIHDLRDGTFYAQIRYEHNGLEDALDARPSDAIALAVRVEAPIYVAESVLEEAGIPVEPESEEEHSPTSPPRRARGASRADRLAELQEALQRAIENEDYELAARLRDEIEQLKRSS
- a CDS encoding shikimate kinase, whose product is MRPERLYVTGLPGSGKSTVGPLVARRLGWAFVDLDRLLEQRAHRSIAEIFAREGEWAFRALERELLEESAGWIRHVIATGGGTLAQPGLMDWALEHGWVVYLRAWPELLRQRTAHEERPLLRYRSLEELWADRDPIYMRAHRVYDAALAPDLLAEAIACEVRARIEGQDVPSWP
- the aroB gene encoding 3-dehydroquinate synthase, giving the protein MIVCWVHTRERTYPVGIAPGLLEQLPQCLARYDIPREHVLLLSDERVAQLYAEPLLRALERARCRVRLLQIPAGEESKSLQSLAHLYDQALREPLDRRTLVLALGGGVVGDVAGMLAATLLRGLPFVQVPTTLLAQVDAAIGGKAGVNHVRGKNLIGVFYQPWAVFVDPELLRSLPEREWASGLAEVVKYALIDGQPLRTLLRENWRGIEERDPAILASLIERCVQIKARIVAEDEREENRRAVLNFGHTLGHALEAATRYERYRHGEAVAVGMWAACWLSARRYVDFPFAEAADLLERLPVPDWPRDVSFSELWPHLERDKKRQMSGLRFVLLRALGDPVLEFVRPEEAQEAWQWVQGKR
- a CDS encoding translocation/assembly module TamB domain-containing protein, with translation MRYLWAGIRFAFWLALWGALGAALFALSPTGRGLLRERLEEAFAARFQGRLHVGDIVPLGWNRFRLLDIGLRDPEGVPVLWVDTLELALRPLELLRNRIVFRSVHASGLRLALFRHAPQRPWALWEALAPRRPPPLERPGPSWLLYVDWLSWRRARLWQAEGQIGELLSASARIHLEWGTDYQLVEFSHLEAELPRQGLHLRRLEGQLYLDSAGLEVNRLRLETERSRLALELRLRGAGWRERPSRLGSEALQVRLQPSQIALKELASWLPVPSRDTLWVELWAEGRLDRLRLRTAALHWRESALRLRGDIRGLPDWRRAFLSLRLEPSRVLAADWRPYADLLRITPPTLPDRLNLEGRLDGFLRDWVAQLRLDGGSESGALETDLNVKLPQNGPAQYAGLVRLSSWNPARWLGPQAPEGAFNGALELRGRDVNWQRASVEVRARLVGSRWQRMRIDSLWAELSWADRLAAARLALLSPDGAFALEGHARFAALRLWPEEVRLQGSFTDWMPWRWLKEGSRDAAPLSGRWSVETRGPDWESLSASAALRLEGPQPEEALEAQLELESTPQGQKRIRFDSSALEAELEGRFSWEGLADLSRYWALRFQGYANELRALGSDSAAFAAVRAPEPGTWVALRWRPKRLAALRSWWASAAEWAWIGVGSWEARAEPDSLRMRLLLQADSLRSPAASMGSARMQLEASVLRATPMRWGYRFQAQLRDLALGPRRLAQLEALAAYRAPLTEWYLSLRGQEPDVRLQASGLLSQQAGQSHFTLIDLYVGTPAYAWRNPEEGRLVLSAEGLSVEALELVNGPQRLRIRGRLGSAERDSLELYIEALQMAELSELLQSPIRLAGQLEARLALRGLPGAWGALTGALRVRGLQVDEALLGDLEAESRFDPQGERAIFSVRLHKDLPPGRIGIANKAELIGSWSLRTQAPDEPVLRAEAHLEALDLFFLEYLLADLFSQVGGWASGELRLEGHPGAFALEGTAQIGSARVRLSQFDAELTVSGSIRFSPRALELTNLALQDDRGGSGRLEGRLFHNGRWGQWAFDLRGEAQNLLVLDNRERTGELFYGTVSASGRFSLTGPESRPVLWIEATADPRSELFLTVRSEELEEAADGFIVYLEPVPLLDTLSASPSPRPRALAGASRERSFLEALEMTLNITAPEGATVWLLFDPRIGDELRAVGSGRLQLVLREGRFFTFGSFSVSQGEYRFTARDVFVRRFELEPGGVLRWDGDPVNAQLELAALYRARVDLGLSGSEANARVPLGIRLRLSGRTQTPEVTLEFTLLEETTDPQLRARIAQLNQSENRLLEAASVLLTGRLWQEGGLGPTTAFGGLLASGGTTTGLYFLSSQVNQLLRGLLENLDIQLDLQDLQRGGGVNVDIALRLFDDRLLIRRVGTLGGVGAPNTPAGGPEGAGQWFGDLTVAFRLSRRLSVEFFHRTGGTYWQLSPETYGLGLRYRTDFPAWRYVLWGGERVRSARAGL
- the rnr gene encoding ribonuclease R yields the protein MSGQRDQMTPLSERILRFLRTYPGRFFRAGEIARRLGQRTPQATQEVRLVLEALLQAGLIKRIKGKRFGYEPERRYLEGILRLTPQGFGFVTPEEGAAEVFISPRHMGTALDGDRVRVALFAHRASGAKHPEGEVVEVLERRRRTLVGTVRRFRRLYVLQPDDRRFPHDVILAERAGAQEGDKVVVELDLEGWTDPRLNPEGRVVEVLGPAGRSDVEVLAVAKAFEVPSVFPEDALQEAEALSGRIGAADLEGREDFRPWIVFTIDPADAKDFDDAVALRPLPDGTYELGVHVADVSHYVRPGTALDREALRRATSVYLVDRTLPMLPERLSNDLCSLRPEEDRLVYSVILNLTPQGRVLRYRITKGVICSRARFTYEEVDAILEGRLKHPFAEILRRMNELAKRLRARRMRNGSLDFDLPEVKFVLDAHGLPVEVIPKVRKDSHKLIEEFMLLANRTVAEHIGRLRRGRRPRPFIYRVHDEPDPQKLIQLDAFVRHFGYRLQKEADRITARSLQRLLREVEGSPEEGVIEQVVLRSMAKAVYATRNIGHYGLAFRYYTHFTSPIRRYPDLMVHRLLDRYSRGGSDWDAEELEAICRHCSQRERAADEAERESVKLKQVEYMSRRLGQVFEGVISGVTPFGFFVELLDTLAEGLVRVRDLRDDYYVLDERRYALIGQSTGRCYRLGDRVRVVPIRADTETRQLDFQLAD
- a CDS encoding prolyl oligopeptidase family serine peptidase, which translates into the protein MGRVGLSLLLGLGSALAGWAQRTHKPWTIEDVIQQESITGFDISPDGRAVVWAKRYADPKKDRHVTDLYLTRLPEGGSVQLTRGGHDDAAARFSPDGRWIAFLSARRAEELKEGRQIWLIRPDGGEPWPISNHEGGVRAFAWRDSLRIVFLAREEPTLRERQLKERKDDAQVVEDPEFWPPVRLFELDIRTRNVRRLTENTDQILEFALSPDGRYIVTSHNQSPHYAADARQQPRQFLYDLVSGERIEIFAERYLDPGNFQWTPDARGFYATDTRASDPQWEGAGIEELYYFDLSTRTHLKVPLAWDWGLGSFGVVVPTPQGVLVQLANGTTNRLAHYVRTPSGWERRWVSIADTSLSPDHLGGVVLGPDGRTIVLAHSRANRPTQYFWGRLEGESIVGVRELVRLNAHLRERRIAQTEVFRWRGSRNRTIEGILYYPHDYRPGRRYPLIVLIHGGPASVDLDAWRESWAGYPNLLAQRGAFVLRPNYHGSSNYGLEFVESIKGRYYEYELPDIRRGVEALIQRGLVHSDSLGVMGWSNGAILTIGLTVEYPTLFKAAAPGAGNVNWISDYGNCSFGVRFDESYFKGNPWNNLKHYLEKSPLFRLDRVVTPTLICFGTEDRAVPTEQGWQHYRALQQLGKAPVRFVLFPGAEHSLVRLSHQRRKMEEELAWFAQYLFGRYDKPNPAYKADSPLGELLRRAQIARTDGLYGIRLADGTLVPEFVKADSFWVSRFEITRAQYRAFRPDYAYPAGTDNYPANGISLQEAQAYARWLAEKLGQPVRLPTVAEFEALERIAQDKRAQENTLDFWAGYTPNPDEVQLLQRQLQELPRADALLLEVGSRPGAGPMLLFDIGGNVAEWCLDAQGEGVVRGGAAVLPADPKASYRPPAAAYVGFRLVRAKP